A genomic window from Triticum urartu cultivar G1812 chromosome 7, Tu2.1, whole genome shotgun sequence includes:
- the LOC125522680 gene encoding adenylate kinase 3, whose protein sequence is MAANLEDVPSVDLITEVLRRAKCSSKPDKRIILVGPPGSGKGTQSPLIKDEYCLCHLATGDMLRAAVAAKTPLGIKAKEAMNKGELVSDDLVVGIIDEAMKKPSCQKGFILDGFPRTVVQAQKLDDMLAKQGAKVDKVLNFAIDDAILEERITGRWIHPSSGRSYHTKFAPPKTPGVDDVTGEPLIQRKDDTAAVLKSRLEAFHMQTEPVIDYYSKNGLVANLHAEKPPKEVTVEVQKALS, encoded by the exons atggcggcgaacctcgaggacGTGCCGTCGGTGGATCTCATCACCGAGGTGCTCCGCCGCGCCAAGTGCAGCTCCAAGCCCGACAAGCGCATCATCCTCGTCG GTCCACCTGGCTCTGGAAAGGGTACGCAGTCGCCCCTTATTAAGGATGAATACTGCTTGTGCCATTTAGCCACTGGTGATATGCTGAGAGCTGCTGTTGCTGCTAAGACTCCTCTGGGGATCAAGGCTAAAGAAGCTATGAACAAG GGAGAGCTTGTTTCAGATGACTTGGTTGTTGGGATTATCGATGAAGCCATGAAGAAACCCTCATGCCAGAAGGGTTTTATCCTTGATGGCTTCCCTAGAACTGTTGTTCAAGCACAAAAG CTTGATGACATGCTGGCAAAGCAAGGCGCTAAAGTTGACAAGGTTTTGAACTTCGCAATTGATGATGCAATATTGGAAGAACGAATTACTGGCCGCTGGATACACCCATCGAGTGGCAGATCTTACCATACAAAGTTTGCTCCTCCGAAGACTCCTGGAGTTGATGAT GTTACCGGAGAGCCCTTGATTCAAAGGAAAGATGACACAGCTGCGGTTTTAAAGTCAAGGCTTGAGGCTTTCCATATGCAAACCGAACCT GTGATTGACTACTACTCCAAGAATGGCTTGGTGGCAAATCTTCATGCGGAGAAACCACCAAAGGAAGTGACCGTTGAGGTGCAGAAAGCCCTTTCATGA